The proteins below are encoded in one region of Holophagaceae bacterium:
- a CDS encoding TlpA family protein disulfide reductase, which translates to MVCFVQPPAQTAPPAAPASPAGSAQAAEAVLNEVRTRMKAVQEAFTLHISFGKPRASFDPHLGPMMDSFETRLQAEKRPEVRHALLVAKLYMAPRAGVKVTPELRQAVVAELPPTSPAWSLEPRLLLSAVGAMTDEKAADAYLAQAREHHADPGVRGPLIYAQFEEGFFRKDEAQWKSALEKLDKAYAKEPYAREAHRTVDFAAKTAIGITAPAFSIKSLEDPKTIFTNGSFAGKYLLLDFWATWCGPCRGEMPQLHAAFAKYKDKGLRVLSLSFDQKPEDIAPYRADLSHAMPWNHAFVEEGFRSPLAEAYGVRGIPKPILVGPDGRILATESDLRGANLDKTLEKHLGKP; encoded by the coding sequence ATGGTGTGTTTCGTCCAACCTCCTGCCCAGACGGCCCCGCCTGCGGCACCGGCCTCTCCGGCGGGATCCGCCCAGGCTGCCGAGGCGGTCCTGAACGAGGTCAGGACCCGGATGAAGGCGGTGCAGGAGGCCTTCACGCTCCATATTTCCTTCGGGAAACCCCGGGCGAGCTTCGACCCGCACCTCGGGCCGATGATGGACTCCTTCGAGACCCGCCTCCAGGCTGAAAAACGCCCCGAGGTGCGGCATGCGCTCCTGGTGGCGAAGCTCTACATGGCCCCCCGGGCCGGCGTCAAAGTCACGCCGGAGCTGAGGCAGGCGGTGGTGGCGGAGCTGCCGCCGACTTCCCCCGCCTGGTCCCTGGAACCCCGGCTGCTGCTTTCGGCGGTGGGAGCCATGACGGATGAGAAGGCCGCGGACGCCTACCTGGCCCAGGCCCGGGAGCATCATGCGGACCCGGGCGTGCGTGGCCCCTTGATCTATGCCCAGTTCGAGGAGGGGTTCTTCCGGAAGGACGAAGCCCAATGGAAATCGGCGCTCGAAAAGCTCGACAAAGCTTACGCCAAGGAACCCTATGCCAGGGAGGCCCACCGGACCGTGGACTTCGCGGCGAAAACCGCCATCGGCATCACTGCGCCGGCCTTCAGCATCAAGAGCCTTGAAGACCCGAAGACGATCTTCACGAATGGATCGTTCGCGGGCAAATACCTGCTCCTGGATTTCTGGGCCACCTGGTGCGGACCCTGCCGCGGCGAGATGCCGCAGCTTCATGCCGCCTTTGCGAAATACAAAGACAAGGGCCTGCGTGTGCTGAGCCTGAGCTTCGATCAGAAGCCCGAGGACATCGCGCCCTATCGCGCGGATCTGAGCCACGCCATGCCCTGGAACCATGCTTTCGTGGAAGAGGGATTCCGCAGCCCCCTGGCCGAAGCCTACGGTGTGCGCGGCATTCCCAAGCCCATCCTGGTGGGCCCCGACGGCAGGATCCTCGCCACCGAAAGCGATCTGCGCGGCGCCAATCTGGACAAGACATTGGAGAAGCACCTGGGCAAGCCCTGA
- the nth gene encoding endonuclease III, with protein MRWTKPKLKTLQDDLARAYPDAKCALDHRDPFQLVVATVLSAQCTDSRVNVTTPGLFARYPDPESLAKAKPAELESLIRSTGFYHNKAKNLLGLANALLARHSGKVPKDAAELAALPGVGQKTANVVLANAFGVPALAVDTHIFRVARRLGLSAARTPEKVEVDLCRLFPREDWIELHHQLIFHGRRCCEARKPDCGNCPALRLCDVGQGKAVDPHSGSTLTVRVMGKEAKQSAPALDPRPSTLDASPKRIISLVPSVTELLVQWGLASRLVGRTRYCIAPKWIRATVPDVGGTKDPDFKRIAELKPDLVILEKDENLESAADALTGLGLPWLALEIRTLEDCMAAWLLLGRRLGAAAQAKARAADLKALLGRRQAGGPRALTLIWKEPWISAGPDTYLGDLVRCAGFTPIGPERYPRLADQDLDALEAEVVLLPSEPYRFTQRHAAELRKRFPGAKVHLVDGQAMTWYLSRTELGLECLRALL; from the coding sequence ATGCGATGGACCAAGCCGAAGCTGAAGACGCTGCAGGACGACCTGGCGCGGGCCTATCCCGACGCCAAGTGCGCGCTGGACCACCGCGATCCCTTCCAGCTCGTGGTGGCGACGGTGCTCAGCGCCCAGTGCACGGATTCGAGGGTGAATGTCACCACCCCCGGACTCTTCGCGCGCTATCCCGACCCAGAAAGCCTTGCGAAGGCAAAACCCGCGGAGTTGGAGTCCCTGATCCGCAGCACGGGCTTCTACCACAACAAGGCGAAGAACCTGCTCGGCCTCGCCAACGCGCTTCTGGCGCGGCATTCCGGGAAGGTGCCGAAAGATGCCGCGGAACTCGCGGCCCTGCCCGGCGTCGGCCAGAAAACTGCCAATGTGGTGCTTGCCAACGCCTTCGGCGTCCCGGCCCTGGCGGTGGATACGCATATCTTCCGGGTGGCCCGCCGCCTGGGGCTTTCCGCCGCAAGGACGCCTGAAAAGGTCGAGGTGGATCTCTGCCGCCTCTTTCCGCGCGAGGACTGGATCGAGCTGCACCACCAGCTCATCTTCCATGGCCGCCGCTGCTGCGAGGCCCGCAAACCCGACTGCGGGAACTGCCCCGCGCTGCGGCTCTGCGACGTGGGGCAGGGGAAGGCGGTGGATCCGCATTCGGGCTCAACCTTAACGGTCCGGGTCATGGGGAAGGAGGCGAAGCAGTCGGCGCCCGCCCTCGACCCTCGACCCTCGACCCTCGACGCTTCGCCGAAGCGCATCATCTCGCTCGTGCCGAGCGTCACGGAGCTGCTGGTGCAGTGGGGATTGGCGTCGCGGCTGGTGGGCCGCACCCGCTACTGCATCGCGCCGAAATGGATCCGCGCCACGGTGCCGGACGTGGGCGGCACCAAGGATCCGGATTTCAAGCGCATCGCGGAGCTAAAGCCGGACCTGGTGATCCTGGAAAAGGACGAGAACCTGGAATCCGCGGCGGACGCGCTCACGGGCCTCGGCCTTCCATGGCTGGCCCTCGAAATCCGCACCCTGGAGGATTGCATGGCCGCTTGGCTCCTGCTGGGCCGGCGGCTCGGCGCGGCGGCGCAGGCGAAGGCCCGTGCCGCGGATTTGAAGGCGCTGCTCGGACGACGCCAGGCAGGGGGTCCGCGGGCGCTCACGCTCATCTGGAAGGAGCCCTGGATTTCCGCCGGACCGGACACCTACCTCGGGGATCTGGTGCGCTGCGCTGGATTCACTCCCATCGGACCGGAACGCTATCCACGTCTGGCGGACCAGGATCTGGATGCGCTGGAAGCGGAGGTGGTCCTGCTTCCTTCGGAGCCCTACCGGTTCACCCAACGGCACGCGGCGGAGCTGCGGAAACGCTTCCCCGGCGCGAAGGTCCACCTGGTGGATGGCCAGGCCATGACCTGGTACCTGAGCCGCACGGAACTTGGGCTTGAGTGCCTGCGGGCTCTGCTGTGA
- a CDS encoding 6-carboxytetrahydropterin synthase, with the protein MDSYLFTLRRPFVADHFHDLPGFVEARHGHNWDIEATVLMDEGAGRQAEAAFEAALDIWVAEVDYTLLNEQPRLQGLNPTAESLARWAYRHLQENGLAVESVRIREKANYWAGCRGAA; encoded by the coding sequence GTGGACTCCTACCTATTCACGTTGCGCCGCCCTTTCGTGGCGGATCACTTCCACGATCTGCCGGGATTCGTGGAGGCGCGCCATGGCCACAATTGGGACATCGAAGCCACGGTCCTCATGGACGAGGGGGCCGGCCGCCAAGCCGAAGCAGCGTTTGAGGCTGCGTTGGACATTTGGGTCGCTGAAGTGGATTACACGCTCTTGAATGAGCAGCCCCGGCTCCAAGGCCTCAATCCCACGGCGGAATCGCTCGCGCGGTGGGCCTATCGGCATCTCCAGGAGAATGGCCTGGCGGTCGAAAGCGTCCGCATCCGCGAAAAGGCGAACTACTGGGCAGGCTGCCGGGGGGCCGCGTGA
- a CDS encoding HD domain-containing protein: MDLSSLQSAYPWFNPLLARFRAHLDAEASPRDAAHDLSHSLRVARMAHRICEAERADGDVAVAAALLHDLVWVPKNHEESRRTAEMSAELAPGLCSGLVLIGDKSGRIAECILTHSFSGGGVAADLEARIVQDADRLEAIGAIGLARVFATGASFGASLWHPGDPWAERRDLDDKAFSLDHFERKLLKLAAGMNTPSAKALAASRQQILLGFLAALREELG, translated from the coding sequence ATGGATCTTTCCAGCCTCCAGTCTGCCTATCCTTGGTTCAATCCGCTGCTGGCCCGCTTCCGGGCACATCTGGACGCGGAGGCATCCCCCCGCGACGCAGCCCACGATCTTTCCCACAGTCTTCGCGTGGCGCGCATGGCCCACCGTATTTGCGAGGCCGAAAGGGCCGACGGGGACGTGGCCGTGGCGGCCGCGCTGCTCCACGACCTGGTGTGGGTGCCCAAGAACCACGAGGAGTCCAGGCGCACCGCCGAAATGAGCGCCGAATTGGCTCCAGGGCTGTGTTCAGGCCTGGTTTTGATCGGGGATAAATCCGGCCGCATCGCGGAGTGCATCCTGACCCATAGTTTTTCGGGCGGGGGCGTGGCGGCGGATCTGGAGGCCCGCATCGTGCAGGACGCGGACCGCCTCGAAGCCATCGGCGCCATCGGCCTGGCGCGGGTCTTCGCCACCGGCGCGAGCTTCGGCGCGTCCCTCTGGCATCCCGGGGATCCCTGGGCCGAAAGGCGGGACCTGGATGACAAGGCCTTCAGCCTGGACCATTTCGAGCGGAAGCTCCTGAAACTTGCGGCAGGCATGAACACGCCCTCCGCGAAAGCCCTGGCCGCCAGCCGCCAGCAGATCCTCCTGGGCTTTCTCGCGGCGCTGCGCGAAGAACTGGGGTGA
- a CDS encoding DUF3224 domain-containing protein, whose product MTIQASGTFDVKLAPLPGEAASDPGLGRMSIDKRFHGDLEASSLGQMLMAGTEVKGSAGYVALEKVSGKLHGRSGTFILQHSGTMTRGAGQLTVTVVPDSGTGELKGLAGKLTIDIRDGQHFYGFEYTLAPAP is encoded by the coding sequence GTGACCATCCAAGCCAGCGGCACTTTCGACGTGAAGCTCGCGCCCCTGCCGGGCGAGGCCGCTTCGGATCCAGGCCTGGGACGCATGTCCATCGACAAGCGGTTCCATGGCGACCTCGAAGCGTCCAGCCTGGGGCAGATGCTGATGGCCGGCACGGAGGTGAAGGGCTCCGCGGGGTATGTGGCCCTCGAGAAAGTGAGCGGGAAATTGCACGGCCGCAGCGGCACCTTCATCCTGCAGCACAGCGGGACCATGACGCGCGGCGCGGGCCAATTGACGGTGACGGTGGTGCCCGATTCGGGCACCGGCGAACTGAAGGGCCTTGCGGGAAAGCTGACCATCGATATCCGGGACGGCCAGCACTTCTATGGCTTCGAGTACACCTTGGCGCCAGCACCGTGA
- a CDS encoding polysaccharide deacetylase family protein codes for MIFLLMGLLACGKKEPPPAAPPKPAAALKPWTCQVLNGVLVVQGEVDGPMDLVLEGRSIRETHHASFGPVRWEMFRPPTGEVAHLRTAEGQVLARWRFGAAPRVAPAMEPRPSRPRPPEPSRPPEDALDTLRHQLAMSATAAPAEAAVVVPVLKAELSPPTRRRSLPEPSRPGQPIAVDVRAWPQPQPLPIPSPWPAPRSAPAAALPGAPLWAGAGEGFNLVRGPRAIQSGQRRMVLSFDGGSSDESAEEILDTLKARNVRTTIFLTGVFIQKFPDLVRRMEQEGHDLGNHTMNHPHFAPGMRRDAKWTKEKFLDELLSADRALYQVLGRPMDPYWRAPYGEQTRELREWAEEIGFRHVGWSEGADTLDWATSTEKSIYRSGDAVLARLHARLSKRDSDGLIVLMHLGSGRAETDRPSKKLGAFMDRARAEGWQFVKVGDYLEDLRKPAWNPDSRLAVLEQKSPRSGGSGGRAAMRR; via the coding sequence GTGATTTTCCTGCTGATGGGTCTCCTGGCCTGCGGCAAGAAGGAACCTCCGCCCGCCGCGCCGCCGAAACCAGCCGCCGCCTTGAAACCGTGGACCTGCCAAGTCCTCAACGGCGTCCTGGTGGTGCAGGGGGAAGTGGATGGCCCCATGGACCTGGTGCTGGAGGGTCGCTCCATCCGCGAAACGCACCATGCGTCCTTCGGTCCCGTGCGCTGGGAGATGTTCCGGCCTCCGACGGGGGAAGTCGCGCACCTGCGGACGGCCGAAGGGCAGGTGTTGGCCCGCTGGCGTTTCGGGGCCGCGCCGCGCGTGGCCCCGGCCATGGAGCCGCGCCCTTCCCGGCCGCGGCCCCCGGAGCCTTCAAGGCCGCCCGAGGACGCATTGGACACGCTGCGTCACCAATTGGCGATGTCGGCAACGGCTGCGCCCGCCGAAGCGGCGGTGGTGGTGCCCGTATTGAAAGCCGAGTTGTCGCCCCCTACGAGGCGCCGCAGCCTGCCCGAACCGTCCAGGCCAGGACAGCCCATCGCCGTCGATGTCCGCGCCTGGCCCCAACCCCAACCGCTTCCCATTCCCTCTCCATGGCCCGCGCCACGGTCCGCGCCCGCCGCGGCCCTTCCGGGCGCGCCGCTCTGGGCCGGGGCGGGAGAAGGCTTCAACCTCGTCCGTGGACCCCGGGCGATCCAATCCGGTCAGCGGCGCATGGTGTTGAGTTTCGATGGTGGTTCCTCGGATGAAAGCGCCGAGGAGATCCTGGACACGCTGAAAGCGCGGAACGTGCGCACCACGATTTTCCTCACGGGGGTCTTCATCCAGAAATTCCCGGACCTGGTCCGGCGCATGGAGCAGGAAGGCCATGACCTGGGCAACCACACCATGAACCACCCCCATTTCGCGCCGGGCATGAGGCGCGACGCGAAGTGGACCAAGGAGAAATTCCTGGACGAACTGCTTTCCGCCGACCGCGCGCTCTACCAGGTGCTCGGACGTCCCATGGATCCGTATTGGCGCGCGCCCTACGGCGAACAGACCCGGGAACTGCGCGAATGGGCCGAGGAAATCGGATTCCGCCACGTGGGCTGGAGCGAAGGCGCCGACACGCTGGATTGGGCCACCTCCACCGAAAAGAGCATCTACCGCAGCGGAGATGCAGTGCTGGCACGGCTCCACGCCAGGCTTTCCAAGCGCGATTCCGATGGCCTGATCGTGCTCATGCACCTGGGCAGCGGACGGGCGGAAACGGACCGGCCCTCGAAGAAGCTCGGGGCCTTCATGGACCGAGCTAGGGCGGAAGGCTGGCAGTTCGTGAAGGTGGGCGACTACCTGGAAGACCTGCGCAAACCCGCCTGGAACCCCGACTCGCGGTTGGCGGTGCTCGAACAAAAAAGCCCTCGGAGCGGAGGTTCCGGCGGCCGTGCGGCGATGCGGAGATAG
- the dsbD gene encoding protein-disulfide reductase DsbD, with protein MKLKSWPFVLACALCSVGAFAQGLKNFDPVKDIGVGLRSGKVVVTVPEGAHLKAAFMGIKLAPGAPGSLDVGPMPPTVDKDELGDGVWHGSVAIPVKGSGLGGTVELLVRYQPCTEGEGGVCFPPTTQTLKVKASDIPALKAVSEPIAKPGPTPANAETSPAVPAPPPAAPKPDSGGNPGLFWTLIAVFLAGMAASLTPCVFPMIPITMVIIGAKGGGKLKGLMLSLMLVLGMAVTYTTLGVIAASTGAAFGAAAQKPAFLVPVAVLFVVLAISLFGAFEIRLPATLQARLQGDGQRKGLAGAFVMGLVLGPISAPCVGPVIGAVLLKIAEKGDVVSGAIQLFVFALGMGVLFVVVGTFSAALPKSGDWLTRLKQIMGLVVLAFAVWSLRYIVPEWANLAMWSLVALVGAAVLGAFETVAGLVQNVFKALGFLSLALGVLLGIRAMEAFTQVQLLPSLGAAKSESNAPAWIQQDLEAALARAKAEHKIVLVDIYAEWCAQCHELDEKTWPDPAVRKWIAENAIPVRIDTDKARPDLAVALKIGSYPTVLLLDENGQEKKRSLGFQKAAAMLDWLQR; from the coding sequence ATGAAACTAAAATCCTGGCCCTTCGTCCTGGCTTGCGCCCTGTGCTCCGTCGGAGCCTTTGCCCAGGGCCTGAAGAATTTCGATCCCGTGAAGGACATCGGGGTGGGGCTCCGGAGCGGCAAGGTTGTGGTCACGGTGCCCGAAGGCGCGCATCTCAAAGCGGCCTTCATGGGAATCAAGCTGGCGCCGGGCGCACCGGGAAGCCTCGACGTGGGCCCGATGCCTCCCACCGTGGACAAGGACGAGCTCGGCGACGGCGTGTGGCACGGCAGCGTGGCCATCCCCGTTAAAGGTTCAGGCCTCGGCGGCACCGTGGAGCTGCTGGTCCGGTACCAGCCTTGCACCGAAGGCGAGGGCGGCGTCTGCTTCCCGCCCACGACCCAGACATTGAAGGTGAAGGCATCGGATATCCCGGCGTTGAAGGCTGTTTCGGAGCCCATCGCAAAACCCGGTCCAACCCCGGCCAATGCGGAAACGAGCCCGGCGGTTCCGGCGCCACCACCTGCGGCCCCCAAGCCCGATTCTGGAGGGAACCCGGGGCTTTTCTGGACCCTGATCGCCGTGTTTTTGGCGGGCATGGCCGCGAGTCTGACGCCCTGTGTTTTTCCGATGATTCCCATCACCATGGTCATCATCGGCGCGAAAGGCGGGGGCAAACTCAAAGGCCTCATGCTCAGTCTGATGCTGGTGCTCGGGATGGCTGTCACCTACACCACGCTTGGTGTCATCGCTGCGAGCACAGGCGCGGCCTTTGGCGCAGCCGCCCAAAAGCCCGCCTTCCTCGTGCCTGTGGCAGTTCTCTTCGTAGTGCTGGCCATATCGCTTTTCGGGGCTTTTGAAATTCGTCTTCCAGCAACATTGCAAGCCCGCCTTCAGGGTGATGGACAGCGCAAAGGCCTTGCGGGCGCCTTTGTCATGGGACTGGTACTGGGGCCGATCTCCGCGCCCTGTGTCGGACCAGTGATCGGTGCCGTTTTGCTTAAAATCGCCGAAAAGGGGGATGTGGTTTCAGGCGCAATCCAGCTTTTTGTCTTCGCGCTTGGCATGGGCGTGCTCTTCGTGGTGGTGGGCACCTTCAGCGCGGCGCTGCCCAAGAGCGGCGACTGGCTCACGCGTTTGAAACAGATCATGGGCCTCGTGGTGCTAGCCTTCGCCGTGTGGAGCCTGCGCTACATCGTTCCGGAGTGGGCGAACCTGGCCATGTGGAGCCTCGTGGCCCTGGTCGGCGCGGCGGTGCTGGGCGCCTTTGAAACCGTCGCCGGGCTGGTCCAGAACGTGTTCAAGGCCCTCGGATTCCTTTCCCTGGCGCTCGGCGTGCTGCTGGGGATCCGCGCCATGGAGGCCTTCACGCAGGTCCAGTTGCTTCCCAGCCTTGGCGCGGCGAAATCAGAATCCAACGCGCCGGCCTGGATCCAGCAGGATCTGGAAGCGGCGCTGGCCAGGGCCAAGGCCGAGCACAAGATCGTGCTGGTGGATATCTATGCGGAGTGGTGCGCGCAGTGCCACGAACTGGATGAGAAGACCTGGCCAGACCCCGCCGTGCGGAAATGGATCGCCGAGAATGCCATCCCCGTCCGCATCGACACCGACAAGGCGCGCCCGGACCTGGCGGTGGCCCTCAAGATCGGCAGCTACCCGACGGTCCTCCTGCTGGATGAAAACGGCCAGGAGAAGAAGCGCAGCCTGGGATTCCAGAAAGCCGCGGCGATGCTGGACTGGCTACAACGCTGA
- the kdsA gene encoding 3-deoxy-8-phosphooctulonate synthase — protein MDFTQPCTENSFFLIAGPCVIESREHTHFMSAQLRDIAEERGIPFIYKSSFDKANRTSKDSYRGVEMEQGLDILAEVRQKLGVPVLTDVHESHQCAPVADAVDVLQIPAFLCRQTDLLVAAARTGRTVNLKKGQFLAPWDLKNAVDKMRSVDGHGDLWVTERGSTFGYGNLVVDFQSFPHLRRTGCPVVFDATHSVQKPGALGDKTGGAREMIPTLARAAATAVDGFFFEVHDCPEKAFSDGPNAMPLEDFGPLLDQLLAIWRVSRNAALADRAGKG, from the coding sequence ATGGACTTCACCCAGCCCTGTACCGAGAACAGCTTCTTCCTCATCGCCGGGCCCTGCGTCATCGAATCCAGGGAGCACACGCATTTCATGTCGGCGCAGCTGCGGGACATCGCCGAGGAGCGGGGCATCCCCTTCATCTACAAAAGCAGCTTCGACAAGGCCAACCGCACGTCCAAGGACAGCTACCGCGGCGTCGAGATGGAACAGGGCCTGGACATCCTCGCGGAAGTCCGGCAGAAACTCGGGGTGCCCGTGCTCACGGACGTGCACGAGAGCCATCAGTGTGCGCCGGTGGCGGACGCCGTGGATGTGCTGCAGATTCCGGCCTTTCTCTGCCGGCAGACGGACCTGCTGGTGGCCGCGGCCAGGACGGGCCGCACCGTGAACCTGAAGAAGGGCCAGTTCCTGGCGCCCTGGGATTTGAAGAATGCGGTGGACAAGATGCGGAGCGTCGACGGCCACGGCGATCTCTGGGTCACCGAGCGCGGAAGCACCTTCGGCTACGGCAACCTGGTGGTGGATTTCCAGAGCTTCCCCCACCTCCGCAGGACCGGCTGCCCGGTGGTCTTCGACGCGACCCATAGCGTCCAGAAGCCCGGCGCCCTGGGCGACAAGACCGGCGGCGCCCGGGAGATGATCCCCACCCTCGCCCGGGCCGCGGCCACGGCGGTGGACGGCTTCTTTTTCGAGGTCCATGATTGTCCCGAAAAGGCCTTCAGCGACGGTCCCAACGCCATGCCGCTCGAAGACTTCGGCCCCCTGCTGGACCAGTTGCTCGCCATCTGGAGAGTGAGCAGGAACGCGGCTTTGGCGGATCGGGCGGGGAAGGGTTGA
- a CDS encoding bifunctional 5,10-methylenetetrahydrofolate dehydrogenase/5,10-methenyltetrahydrofolate cyclohydrolase — protein sequence MSMSLLLTGKLDCQETSLHYRQIIRQNIKKLGFSPGLGVILGCDDMGCVVYHKWLMKDCEDLGIDAKDIGVASGMELVKTVARLNQDDKTQGIFIFYPLRYADIKDDEVMDLVDPEKDIEGLHATNIGYLNKYRKRMDGTDHRCMTPCTARAMVKTLKRGFGDTYLSGKTVLVINDSLRIGRPLTAMVANLKATPILCHQNTNPQHLERFIQLADVIVSAVPAPGFQIRTEWIKDGTLCFDLSGQGNFDYEALDARGIHYTDTTKNSIGKVTRAMALLNLTYAAGVE from the coding sequence GTGTCGATGTCATTGCTGCTCACCGGGAAATTGGACTGCCAGGAAACCTCCCTCCACTACCGCCAGATCATCAGGCAGAACATCAAGAAACTGGGATTTTCGCCCGGACTCGGCGTGATCCTCGGCTGCGACGACATGGGCTGCGTCGTCTACCACAAATGGCTGATGAAGGACTGCGAGGACCTGGGCATCGACGCCAAAGACATCGGGGTGGCCAGCGGCATGGAGCTGGTGAAGACCGTGGCCCGGCTCAACCAGGACGACAAGACCCAGGGCATCTTCATCTTCTATCCCCTGCGCTACGCGGACATCAAGGATGACGAGGTGATGGACCTGGTGGATCCCGAGAAGGACATCGAGGGCCTGCACGCCACGAACATCGGCTACCTGAACAAGTACCGCAAGCGCATGGACGGCACGGACCACCGCTGCATGACGCCATGCACAGCCCGCGCCATGGTGAAGACACTCAAGCGCGGTTTTGGGGATACCTACTTGAGCGGGAAAACGGTGCTCGTCATCAACGACTCCCTGCGCATCGGCCGCCCCCTCACCGCCATGGTGGCGAACCTGAAGGCCACGCCGATCCTCTGCCACCAGAACACGAACCCTCAGCACCTGGAGCGGTTCATCCAACTGGCCGATGTCATCGTCAGCGCGGTGCCGGCGCCGGGGTTCCAGATCCGGACCGAATGGATCAAGGACGGCACGCTGTGCTTCGATCTGAGCGGGCAGGGGAATTTCGATTACGAAGCCCTGGACGCCCGTGGCATCCACTACACCGACACCACCAAGAACAGCATCGGCAAGGTCACCCGCGCCATGGCGCTGCTGAATCTGACCTACGCGGCGGGCGTCGAATGA
- a CDS encoding TlpA family protein disulfide reductase has translation MNLRSLLIPALASLALGAGDARDSGLIPKAERRDVSEFGFSNGSKNRLLSEYRGKVVVVDFWTTWCPPCRRSLPELANLQQQEAKFPIAIIPVNMDEDGWPVMQAFLMKNNRALPGFRAFRAGVGKHGPNVLGPVEAFPTTFIVDADGKLAWWWSGYGDGIVRERANRVLSELPTKP, from the coding sequence ATGAACCTGAGATCCCTGTTGATTCCTGCTCTCGCATCCTTGGCCTTGGGGGCTGGCGATGCCCGGGATTCGGGCTTGATTCCCAAGGCGGAACGGCGCGATGTATCCGAGTTCGGATTTAGCAATGGATCCAAGAACCGGCTGCTTTCGGAGTATCGCGGCAAGGTGGTGGTTGTGGATTTTTGGACCACTTGGTGCCCGCCCTGCCGCCGTTCCCTGCCGGAGTTGGCGAACCTCCAGCAGCAAGAGGCCAAGTTTCCCATCGCGATCATCCCCGTCAACATGGATGAGGATGGCTGGCCCGTGATGCAGGCGTTCCTGATGAAGAACAACCGCGCCCTGCCCGGATTCCGCGCCTTCCGCGCTGGTGTCGGAAAACATGGTCCAAATGTGCTTGGCCCCGTGGAGGCCTTTCCCACCACCTTCATCGTCGACGCAGATGGCAAGCTGGCTTGGTGGTGGAGCGGTTACGGCGACGGAATCGTGAGGGAACGGGCGAACCGGGTGCTCAGCGAACTACCCACGAAGCCGTGA